A genomic region of Arvicola amphibius chromosome 7, mArvAmp1.2, whole genome shotgun sequence contains the following coding sequences:
- the LOC119818810 gene encoding olfactory receptor 5M11-like: MMVYLDPEHTGTEATEFFLLGLSTRPELQPILFVVFLMIYLITLTGFIGMILLIRFTPRLQTPMYFFLKHLVCVDIFYSTNVSPQMLVNFLSEKKSISYTGCLAQCFVFVTLLLTEYYMLGAMAYDRYMAISNLLHYNTKMSRPVCICLVTFPYFWGSMVGTMQVILTSRLSFCGPNTINHFYCADPPLLMLTCSDTYIKLTALFVSAGINLTGSLLIILLSYIFIFVTIMRIHSSEGQQKAFSTCGSHLTAIIMFYGSLFCMYLRPANERSVEQGKIVAVFCIFVCPMVNPFIYRLRNKDVKQALKRVFVRKLRKGEKS, encoded by the coding sequence ATGATGGTATACTTAGACCCAGAGCACACTGGCACTGAGGCAACCGAGTTTTTTCTTCTGGGACTAAGCACCCGACCAGAACTGCAGCCAATTCTTTTCGTGGTGTTTCTCATGATTTACCTTATCACACTCACCGGGTTCATTGGCATGATCTTACTAATCAGGTTCACTCCACGGCTGCAAACCCCCATGTATTTTTTCCTGAAACACTTGGTATGTGTGGATATTTTTTATTCCACCAATGTCTCTCCTCAGATGCTTGTCAATTTTCTATCTgagaagaaaagcatttcttACACTGGGTGTCTGgctcaatgttttgtttttgtaactttGCTCCTAACTGAATATTACATGCTTGGTGCCATGGCCTATGACAGGTACATGGCGATTAGCAACCTACTACATTATAACACAAAAATGTCCCGACCAGTATGCATTTGCCTGGTCACTTTCCCCTACTTCTGGGGTTCTATGGTGGGCACAATGCAGGTGATATTAACCTCACGTCTATCCTTTTGTGGACCAAACACCATCAACCATTTCTACTGTGCTGACCCTCCGCTCTTGATGCTAACATGTTCTGACACTTACATCAAGCTAACTGCCCTGTTTGTGTCAGCTGGGATTAATCTCACAGGTTCTCTCCTCATCATTCTCCTCTcctacatttttatctttgtcaCCATCATGAGGATCCATTCCAGTGAAGGGCAACAAAAGGCTTTCTCCACCTGTGGCTCACACCTGACAGCCATCATTATGTTTTATGGGTCCCTCTTCTGCATGTACCTGAGACCAGCAAATGAGAGGTCTGTTGAGCAAGGCAAAATTGTGGcagtgttttgtatttttgtgtgtccCATGGTGAATCCATTTATATACAGACTGAGGAACAAGGATGTGAAACAAGCTCTGAAAAGAGTGTTTGTAAGAAAACTTCGCAAAGGGGAGAAAAGTTAA
- the LOC119819180 gene encoding olfactory receptor 1030, producing the protein MLAPKKMVKGNYSLVTEFVLLGLTDRPELQPILFVLFLAIYLITVGGNLGMIVLIRVNSRLHTPMYYFLASLSCLDLCYSTNVTPKMLVNFLSEKKTISYAACLVQCYFFIAMVITEYYMLAVMAYDRYMAICNPLLYSSKMSKGVCVRLIAGPYIYGFLSGLMETMWTYRLTFCGSNIINHFYCADPPLIRLSCSDTFIKETSMFVVAGFNLSNSLLIILISYLFILIAILRMHSAEGRRKAFSTCGSHLVAVTVFYGTLFCMYVRPPTDKSVEQSKIIAVFYTFVSPMLNPIIYSLRNKDVKHAFWKLVKRNVLSK; encoded by the coding sequence ATGCTGGCACCTAAGAAAATGGTCAAAGGCAATTACTCCCTGGTGACTGAATTTGTTCTCTTGGGATTAACAGACCGTCCAGAGCTCCAGCCTATCCTTTTTGTGCTCTTCTTGGCGATCTATCTGATCACTGTTGGAGGGAATCTTGGCATGATCGTGTTGATCAGGGTAAATTCACGCCTGCATACTCCTATGTACTACTTTCTTGCCAGCTTGTCCTGCCTGGATCTGTGCTATTCTACCAACGTGACTCCCAAGATGCTGGTGAACTTCTTATCAGAGAAGAAAACCATTTCTTATGCTGCCTGTTTAGTTCAGTGTTATTTTTTCATTGCTATGGTTATTACTGAATATTATATGCTAGCTGTGATGGCCTACGACAGGTACATGGCCATCTGtaaccctttgctttacagcagcAAGATGTCCAAAGGGGTTTGTGTGCGTCTGATTGCTGGTCCTTATATCTATGGCTTTCTTAGTGGCCTCATGGAAACCATGTGGACATATCGCTTGACCTTCTGTGGCTCCAATATCATCAACCACTTCTACTGTGCTGACCCTCCTCTCATCAGACTTTCCTGCTCTGACACTTTCATTAAGGAAACATCTATGTTCGTGGTAGCAGGATTTAACCTCTCCAATTCCCTGCTTATAATCCTCATTTCCTACCTGTTCATTCTCATTGCCATTCTGAGGATGCATTCTGCTGAAGGGAGGCGCAAAGCCTTTTCCACCTGTGGGTCTCATCTGGTGGCAGTGACTGTGTTTTATGGGACTCTGTTCTGCATGTATGTTAGACCTCCCACAGACAAGTCGGTCGAACAATCCAAAATCATTGCTGTGTTCTATACTTTTGTAAGCCCCATGTTGAACCCCATCATATACAGTCTGAGGAATAAGGATGTGAAACATGCTTTTTGGAAGCTGGTCAAAAGAAATGTGCTTTCAAAGTAA
- the LOC119819226 gene encoding olfactory receptor 1030-like, translating into MVKKNYTAVTEFIFLGLTDREELQSVLFVVFLIIYIITVVGNVSMIFLIRSDTKLQTPMYFFLSHLSFVDLCYATTVAPQMLVNFLSKRKSISFIGCIIQFHFFIAFVITDYYMLAVMAYDRYVAICKPLLYTNKMSRGVCLSLVAVQYIYGFVNGLIQTILMLRLTFCGPNEINHFYCADPPLMVLACSDTYVKKTAMFVVAGSNLTCSLTIILISYVFIFTAILRIRSAEGRRKAFSTCGSHLTAVTIFFGTLFCMHLRPPSETSVEQGKIAAVFYIFVSPMLNPFIYSLRNKDVKNAIRKFIQK; encoded by the coding sequence ATGGTAAAGAAAAACTACACAGCTGTGACTGAGTTTATTTTCCTAGGACTGACAGACAGAGAAGAGCTGCAGTCTGTGCTCTTTGTGGTCTTCCTAATCATCTACATCATCACAGTGGTTGGCAACGTGAGCATGATATTCTTAATCAGAAGTGACACCAAGCTTCAgactcccatgtacttcttcctcagccaCCTCTCCTTTGTGGATCTCTGTTATGCCACCACAGTTGCCCCTCAGATGCTGGTTAACTTTTTATCCAAGAGAAAGAGCATTTCTTTTATTGGCTGCATTATTCAGTTCCACTTTTTTATTGCCTTTGTGATCACAGATTATTACATGCTTGCAGTGATGGCTTATGACCGCTACGTGGCAATCTGCAAGCCCTTGTTATACACTAACAAGATGTCCAGAGGTGTCTGCCTCTCTCTTGTAGCTGTACAGTACATTTACGGCTTTGTTAATGGTCTAATACAGACTATCCTGATGCTTCGTTTGACTTTCTGTGGACCCAATGAGATCAATCATTTCTACTGTGCAGATCCCCCGCTCATGGTCCTTGCTTGCTCAGACACCTATGTGAAGAAAACTGCCATGTTTGTGGTGGCCGGATCGAACCTCACCTGCTCCCTCACCATCATCCTCATCTCCTATGTCTTCATCTTTACAGCCATCCTGCGGATCCGCTCCGCGGAGGGGAGGCGCAAGGCCTTCTCCACTTGTGGATCCCATCTGACAGCTGTGACCATCTTTTTTGGAACATTGTTCTGCATGCACCTCAGGCCCCCTTCAGAGACATCTGTAGAACAAGGGAAAATTGCAGCtgttttttatatctttgtaAGTCCTATGTTAAACCCATTCATCTATAGTCTGAGGAACAAAGATGTGAAAAATGCGATAAGGAAATTTatacagaaataa
- the LOC119818809 gene encoding olfactory receptor 5M11-like, which yields MALTNSTDITEFILLGLTDRPEIQPLLFVLFLLVYLVTVSGNMGLVALISLDSRLHTPMYFFLSNLAFVDLCYTSTATPQMLTNFLSDKKTISFVGCFIQCYLFIALLLTEFYVLAAMAYDRYVAICNPLHYSVKMSRRVCISLAICPYVYGFSDGLFQAILTFSMTFCKSNVINHFYCADPPLIKLSCSDTYLKEHAMLISAGFNLSSSLTIILVSYIFIIAAILRIKSAEGRHKAFSTCGSHMVAVTLFYGTLFCMYVRPPTDKTVEESKIIAVFYTFVSPMLNPLIYSLRNKDVKQALKKIFRQKVIRTAMMPQFFNKLKL from the coding sequence ATGGCCCTCACAAACAGCACTGACATTACAGAATTCATTTTGCTGGGACTCACAGACCGCCCAGAAATCCAGCCTCTCCTCTTTGTGCTTTTTCTGCTTGTTTACCTTGTCACTGTCTCGGGTAACATGGGCCTGGTGGCCCTGATCAGCCTGGATTCCCGCcttcacacacccatgtacttcttcctcagtaACCTGGCATTTGTGGATCTGTGTTACACCTCAACGGCCACCCCACAGATGCTGACTAATTTCTTATCAGACAAGAAGACGATTTCCTTCGTTGGCTGCTTTATCCAGTGCTACCTTTTCATCGCCCTTCTCCTCACAGAGTTTTACGTGCTGGCggccatggcctatgaccgctatgtggccatatGCAATCCTCTGCATTACAGTGTGAAAATGTCCAGACGAGTCTGCATTTCCTTGGCCATATGCCCTTACGTCTATGGCTTCTCAGATGGGTTGTTCCAAGCCATCCTGACCTTCAGTATGACCTTCTGTAAATCCAATGTTATCAACCACTTCTACTGCGCTGATCCCCCACTCATTAAGCTGTCTTGCTCGGATACTTATTTAAAAGAACATGCCATGTTAATATCGGCTGGTTTCAACCTCTCCAGTTCCCTCACAATCATTCTGGTgtcttatattttcattattgctGCCATCCTAAGGATCAAATCAGCTGAAGGAAGGCACAAGGCATTCTCTACCTGTggttcccacatggtggctgtcACATTATTTTATGGGACTCtcttctgcatgtatgtaagaCCACCCACTGACAAGACTGTTGAGGAATCCAAAATAATCGCTGTCTTCTACACCTTTGTAAGTCCAATGCTGAATCCCTtgatctacagcctgaggaataAAGATGTAAAGCAGGCcttgaaaaaaattttcagaCAAAAAGTTATCAGGACAGCAATGATGCCTCAATTTTTCAATAAGCTGAAACTATAG
- the LOC119819213 gene encoding olfactory receptor 1030-like has translation MLKKNYTTVTEFILLGLTDRAEMQPVLFVIFLIIYLITVVGNMSMIFLIRSDSNLHTPMYFFLSHLSFVDLCYATNVTPQMLVHFLSKRKTISFVGCFIQFHFFIALVITDYYMLTVMAYDRYVAICKPLLYTSKMSRGVCLSLVAVPYIYGFANGLAQTILMLRLTFCGPNEINHFYCADPPLMVLACSDTYVKETAMFVVAGSNLTCSLTIILISYVFIFTAILRIRSAEGRRKAFSTCGSHLVAVTVFYGTLFCMYLRPPSEKSVEQGKVVAVFYIFVSPMLNPLIYSLRNKDVKRAIGKVVKKGVLMK, from the coding sequence atgttaaagaaaaactaTACAACAGTGACTGAGTTTATTTTGCTGGGACTGACTGATCGAGCAGAgatgcagccagtgctctttgtGATCTTCCTAATCATCTACCTCATCACAGTGGTTGGCAACATGAGCATGATATTCTTAATCAGAAGTGACTCCAACCttcacacccccatgtacttcttcctcagccaCCTCTCCTTTGTGGATCTCTGTTATGCCACCAATGTCACTCCTCAGATGTTGGTTCATTTTTTATCAAAGAGAAAAACCATTTCCTTTGTTGGCTGCTTCATACAGTTTCACTTTTTTATTGCCCTGGTGATCACAGATTACTATATGCTCACAGTGATGGCTTATGACCGCTACGTGGCAATCTGCAAGCCCTTGTTATACACTAGCAAGATGTCCAGAGGTGTCTGCCTCTCTCTTGTAGCTGTCCCGTACATTTACGGCTTTGCAAATGGTCTGGCTCAGACAATCTTGATGCTTCGTTTGACTTTCTGTGGACCCAACGAAATCAATCACTTCTACTGTGCAGACCCTCCTCTCATGGTCCTTGCTTGTTCAGACACCTACGTGAAGGAAACGGCCATGTTTGTGGTGGCCGGATCGAACCTCACCTGCTCCCTCACCATCATCCTCATCTCCTATGTCTTCATCTTTACAGCCATCCTGCGGATCCGCTCCGCGGAGGGGAGGCGCAAGGCCTTCTCCACTTGTGGATCCCATCTGGTGGCTGTCACTGTTTTCTATGGGACTTTGTTTTGTATGTATCTCAGGCCTCCTTCTGAGAAGTCTGTTGAGCAGGGGAAAGTTGTGgctgtcttttatatttttgtaagtCCAATGTTAAACCCCTTGATCTACAGCCTGAGAAACAAAGATGTGAAAAGAGCCATCGGGAAAGTTGTCAAGAAGGGAGTGCTCATGAAGTAA